The stretch of DNA CAGCAGGGTCAGCGCCACGCTGACCAGGGTCTGCAGCCACTCGTAGCCGAGCCAGGGGACATGGCCGTGCAGACTGGCGAAAAGCGGCCGGACCACGGGTGCGGTGACGGTCGACAGCGTCCCCACCACGAACTTGAGGACGATCCAGGTGAGCCAGATCGGGAAGAACACCAGCAGCCCGGTCAGAAGGTGTCGGCGGATCCGTGGTTTGCGCATGCGCTGGCTCCTGCGGCTGGACTCGGGGGATGCGACCGCCATCGACGGTGCGGCGTCAGCGGTCCGTCGCCGGCCGGATCGGACGCAAGCCCGGCTTTTTCCTGGGGCCACCATTGCGGCTGCCGATCCTCGCGGCGTGGCGCGGACTGCTCCGGACGGCCAGTGCGATGCAGGTCGGCTACGCCTTCACTGCCCAACGGTCCGCTGCCCGCACCACGACGCGATCTCGACGGCCTCGCCAGGCATACCTCACGAAGTCTCGGGGTCAGGCCGCTGCCTTCCGGTGATCACGTCGTTCCGGGCGCGCGAAGGGCGGGCTGGCGCGGGACGAGCGCGCCAGGAACGGCCGGGCGCCGGTCAGTTGTCCGGCGCGGGCGGGCAGGCCCCCAGGCGGTGCAGGATGATCTCGCCCTCGAGATCCCGGAATTCGCCGATGTCCTCGTTGTCCTCGAAGGTGTAGGTCATCTTCAGGCGGTCGCAGGCGAGAGATTCCAGGACGACCTCGCCCTGGCGGGCGCCCGGGAGGGCCGGCTCGTTGTCAAAGCTGCCGCCGACGTTGAGCACGATGTTGGACTTGAATGAGGTGTCGGTCACGCTGAACACACCCTGCAGGGTGAACCAGCGCTGCCGCGAAGCATCGGGCGCGACCGGCTCGTCCGGCTCCGGCGCGAACGTGAACCAGGCGCCGTAGAAGTTTCCAAGGTCGCTGCCACCCGTGCCGCCGCCCCGGAAGCGGAACAGCTCCAGACCCTGGCCGGCGGTCTCGGGATCGAACCAGCTGCCGCTGTAGGTCGGATCGAAGCGCTCGCTGGCCGGCAGCTCGGCACCATCGAACTCGGTGCAGGGGCTGGTGAGGTCGAGCAGGCGGCTCATGGTCACCGCGCCCTGGGCGCCATCATTGACGTCGGGGTCGAACTGGTACTCGAGGATGCCCTCGTAGCAGGAATACATGCGCAAGGTGGCCTGGCCGACCACGTTTCCGGCGACCGTCGGCGGCGCATCGAAATTGCCGCCGAGCACCTGCAGGATGCTGAACTCGATGCTCTCGACCGGCCCGGCATCCGGATCGACGTCGGCGAACAGGGCGAACCAGCGCAGCTTGTCCCGCTCCTGGCCACCCTCGATCGAGTAGGTGAACCAGGGCATGAACAGGACCTTCTCCTGCGGGAACCAGCGGGCGGTGAAGCCCTGGCCGGTCGTGTAGGGGGCGAACCAGCCGCCGGTCAGGGCATCGACATCGATCTCCGTTCCCGGGCACTGGTTGGCGATCGCGCCCTCCCACTGGCCCAGCGGGTTGTCGGAGACGATCGGCGTCAAGGCGCCGGTGGCGGTGTCGAGGGTGCCGAAGGTGTTGCGGCCATTGCCCGTGTACACCCAGGCATAAAGCTGGTTGTCGCTGTTGTCGAAATCCATGCCCTGGGCGAAGTTGGCGGCCAGCCCGTGGCTGCCCACGCGGGTCGCGGCTGCCGTCGCCGGGTTGATCCGGTAGATCGAGTCGTCGGTGATGTTGTGGGCGTAGAGTTCGCCGCTGCAGTTCATCGCCAGGTCGATGATCACCGGGTTCAGCTCTTCCGGGAGCATGCGTCCCACCAGGGTGACGAAGCCGCTCGAGAGATCTGCTGTATACAGCCTGGCTTCGCTGAGCTGCGGGTTGTTCGTCAGCGTGTCGTTGGTTGAGAAGTAGGCGGTGCCGCGGCGCGGGTCGATGGTCAGGCCGGTGAGCTGGTCGCGAAAGTTGAGTCCCAGCGCCAGGGCGGTGGGCCGGAACGCGCCGGTCTGCAGGTTGAAGGTGCCTATGCGGGTGCCGCCCCCGCCGAGGATGAACTGCATTCCGTACAGGCGGGTCGCCGCCGGGTTGAAGTCCAGGCCCCACATGTTGGGGGTGTCCGCGGCCGTTCCCACCCGTGTGTAGGAGGGGAAGTCGGGCAGGGTGAAACGGTACAGGCCTTGCGGCGCGTGGTCGTCGGACGGCCGGATCTGGGCCACGTAGGCGGTATCCGGTGCGCCCTGATCGCCGCTCGACATGGCCGAAAGCAGCAGTGGCGGCGCCCAGGAAGGCGCCTGTCCAAGGCACTGCGCAGCATAACCGGGCGGCTCGACCGCCGCCGAGTTGGCCAGCGCAGCGCAGTCCAGGCTGGCGGCGCGGACCTGGGCGGACAACGCGAGGGAAGCCATCACGGCGGCCAGCACTTGCTTCATCGGATACTCCAGCGGCGAGGTCCGGCCTCCGGGCGCGGCGCGATCGACCGGTCGCACGCTGCGCTCCGGACTCCAGCCGGGGCGGCGTCCTGCGCCCCGGCCACGCGCCACCCACCGGTGGTCGGACATGGACCCGGGAGGCTAGCCCAGGGCGACACGGCCCGCAAGGGCGCGGGCGCCGCCCGGACAGGCGGCAGCCATGCGCCGCGCCGGGATCGGGGCGATGTCGCCGGGTCGGGCCGGATTCATGCACGCCGGAAGCGATTGCTGTTATCACTATCTGGGCCAGGATTGCGACGCTGCGCCGTCCCTGGCCGTCCTGAGTGTCATGGAGTCCCGCCCGCCATGAGCGCCGGTTTTCGCGATGACATTGCCACCGACCTGCTGGATGCGCTGCGCCGGGGCAGTCCGCAGGCGCTGGCCGCCGTCTACGACCGTTGGGCGGGCGGTGTGCATACCCTCGCATTGCGCGTGCTGGGCCAGCCGGAGGCTGCCGAGGACCTGGTCCAGGACCTGTTCCTTAAGCTGCCCCGGGCCAGCCGCCGCTACCGGGGCGACGCGCCGTTCGGCGCATGGCTGCGCAGGCTCGCCGCGAACCTCACCATCGACCGCCTGCGCGAACGCCGCCGCCTGGTCTCCCTCGACCAGGCCCGAAGCGAGCTGGCGAGCAGTGGCGGCGGCAATGCCGCACGCATCGATGCCGACCGCCTGCTGCGCCGACTGTCGCCCTCGGCGCGGCTGCTGCTCCTGTTGCATGCGGTGGAGGGCTGGACCCACGAGGAGCTCGCTGCCGCGTTCGGCCATTCGTCCAGCTGGTCCAAGTCGCTGCTGGCGCGAGCGCTGCGCAGGCTGCGTGCCAGCCTGCCCGACTACGAGGTGACCGATGGCCTTGCCGACGCCGACTGAACCGCAGCGAGCGGCCCTGCAGCGCGAATGTCCGCCGCCCCCGGCCTTGCGGGCGCGCCTGCTGGCCCGTCATGCCCGCAGGCGCCGCCTGCGTGCGGTGGCGCTGCTGGCCGTTCCGTTGCTGCTCGGTGTGGGACTGCTGGCACCGTTGACTGGCGGATCCGATACCGCGGCTGCCTGGCGGCAGGTCGCGGCACTGGAGGCCGCCTGGCGCACCGAGGCCGACTTCGACTGGCTGCAGCGCGACGCCCGCGCCCGACACCTGGTGGACGAGCTGCGCCGCCTGGACGAGGCGCTGGCCCGCGATCCGGACGTCACTGCTGCGGATACGCTCTGGCAGGCCCGCGGCCGGGTCCTGTCCGAGCTGCTGGCCAGCCGGCGCGACGGCCGCACCGCCATCGCGATGTGACGCCGATTCCTACCTTACCGCCAACGCCGTGGAGTGAACCCGTGATCCGAATCCGCCCTCGTCCGTTCCGCCGCCTCGCCGCTGCAGCGCTCGCCGTCTGCCTGGCAGGCAGCGCCTTCGCCCAGCACGGCGGGGATCCGGTCGAGGACGCTTTCCGCCTTGCCCTGCTGCGGTTGAGCCAGGACGGCCTGCTCGATCCGGGCACGACGGCGCGGGTGATCGAACGTCCCGCAGAGAAGGTCGCCAACTTCGGCGCCCTGGTCGACCGCGAGGAGGCCGATGGCCTGCGGGTGCTCGGCACCCTGCCCGGCGGCAGCGCCGAGCGCATCGGCTTGCGCAGCGGCGACGTGCTGCTGGCCGCCAATGGCACCGAACTGCGTGGCGCCGGCGCCGGCGAACGCATGCGCGACCTGCTGGCCGGCATGGACGACGGCGCGCCGGTGCGCTTCGATCTGCTCCGGGACGGTCGTCGCCAGCAGCTCGCCGGCACCATGCAGGTTCTTGAGCTGCCTGCCGTGCGGGTCGAGCTGATGGGCGAGACGACCGCCGCCGGCGATCCGGACTCGGTCTGCGCCCGGCTCAGCACTTTCCCGGTGCCGTCGCGCTCCCGCCAGCTGCATCCGGCACGGCTGCTGGCGGTGGAAGGCGGCCTGCCCGGACCCTCCAGCCAGGACACCTTCCGTGTGGCGCCCGGGCGCTACCGGTTGACGCTGGCCGAGGACATCGACAGCCGCGAGTTCAGCGCGATCGCCAACCGGCAGCGGTCGCGGGGCGGACAACGCCAGGCCGTGCTGGAACTCGAGGTCCAGGCCGGCATCACCTACCTGCTTGCCGCCCGATTGTTGCCTGAACGCCGCGAACGCATCCTCGAAGGGGGCTATTGGCAGCCGGTGGTCTGGCGCCAGCGCAACGAGCCCTGCCGCTGAGCACCGCCGCTGAGGCCTGCCAACGGGCAAGCCGACACGGGCAACGGGTCGGCGGTCCGCGCGGGGCAGGGGGGCGTTCGCGGCACCTCTGCGGCGGCAAGGCCGGTGTGCCGCGACCTCGCCGAAATCTGCCCGAGGACGATCGGCGCAGCCGGGGGTTCGCCCCTGGTGTTTCGATTCGGCTGGGATCCGGCGTTTGCGCGCGGACCTGGCCCTCCCTCGTCCCCGGCGACCCGCGCTGCGTGGCCGGTCGCCGCGAGGGACACGCGCCCGGCGCCTTCGGCCTTGAGGGCGCCGTGGACGCCTGCGCGATTCTCGGCATCCGCGCGAGCAACAGCCGGACTGGCCCGCTTCTTTTTGGCGTGGTCGCGCCGACCTTGCCGAGATCGGGATGGGATGCACGCAGCGGCCCGCCGGACAGCGCAAGCTGTGGTCCATGCACCGCCGAGCCGCTCGTCGGAGGCGGATCGCAACCGGGTCGAGGATCGCTGGCGGCAGTGGCGGCCGCAGGGGATATCCAGGCTAGACTCGCCCGATGACCGCGCTCAGCGTCAACGTCAACAAGGTCGCCGTGATGCGCAATGCCCGCGGCGGCCGGCTGCCGGACCCGGTGGCGGCAGCGGCGGTGTGCGTCGCCGCCGGTTGCCAGGGAATCACCGTGCACCCGCGACCGGACGCCCGCCACATAACCGCCGACGACGTGCATCGGCTGGCGCACCGGCTGGCCACGGAAAGCGCGGGCATCGAGTTCAATATCGAGGGCAACCCGTTCGCGGCCGCCCGCACCGGCTATCCCGGCCTGCTGACCCTGGTCGAGGCAGTGCGACCCACGCAGTGCACCCTGGTGCCTGATGGCGATGGCCAGCTCACCTCCGATCACGGCTTCCGCTTGCCGGCGCAGATCGCGGCCCTGTCCCCCGTGGTCTCGCGCCTGAAGGCGCTCGGCACCCGGGTCAGCCTGTTCGTCGATGCCGGTTGCGAGTCCTTCTCCGAGGCCGCCGCGATCGGCGTCGACCGCGTCGAGATCTACACCGGCCCGTTCGCGCAGGCGGTCGCCGACGGCGATGCCGGAACGGCCCTGGCGGACTGCCGGCGCACAGCCGACGCCGCACTGGTTGCGGGCCTGGGCATCAATGCCGGCCACGATCTGGATCAGGGCAACCTGGGG from Lysobacterales bacterium encodes:
- a CDS encoding sigma-70 family RNA polymerase sigma factor produces the protein MSAGFRDDIATDLLDALRRGSPQALAAVYDRWAGGVHTLALRVLGQPEAAEDLVQDLFLKLPRASRRYRGDAPFGAWLRRLAANLTIDRLRERRRLVSLDQARSELASSGGGNAARIDADRLLRRLSPSARLLLLLHAVEGWTHEELAAAFGHSSSWSKSLLARALRRLRASLPDYEVTDGLADAD
- a CDS encoding PDZ domain-containing protein; translated protein: MIRIRPRPFRRLAAAALAVCLAGSAFAQHGGDPVEDAFRLALLRLSQDGLLDPGTTARVIERPAEKVANFGALVDREEADGLRVLGTLPGGSAERIGLRSGDVLLAANGTELRGAGAGERMRDLLAGMDDGAPVRFDLLRDGRRQQLAGTMQVLELPAVRVELMGETTAAGDPDSVCARLSTFPVPSRSRQLHPARLLAVEGGLPGPSSQDTFRVAPGRYRLTLAEDIDSREFSAIANRQRSRGGQRQAVLELEVQAGITYLLAARLLPERRERILEGGYWQPVVWRQRNEPCR
- a CDS encoding pyridoxine 5'-phosphate synthase, producing the protein MTALSVNVNKVAVMRNARGGRLPDPVAAAAVCVAAGCQGITVHPRPDARHITADDVHRLAHRLATESAGIEFNIEGNPFAAARTGYPGLLTLVEAVRPTQCTLVPDGDGQLTSDHGFRLPAQIAALSPVVSRLKALGTRVSLFVDAGCESFSEAAAIGVDRVEIYTGPFAQAVADGDAGTALADCRRTADAALVAGLGINAGHDLDQGNLGILLTAVPEISEVSIGHALFADALYAGLDATVRSYLECIAGARRLGLPARISSASAP